The Porphyrobacter sp. HT-58-2 genome has a window encoding:
- a CDS encoding long-chain-fatty-acid--CoA ligase: MAEIAQHQFLTLDDILTHWAALQPDAPAIEDAQLAVSYGELDQLSRQLIGWLAARGIGAGDRVAFLGKNAASYGVLYCACARAGIVIAPVGWRLAAREIAYILADTEAKLLVATHDFMELASMAMAELATPPELIGDAAMLEGARVCDPADFTPCGVDDPILQLYTSGTTGHPKGVLLSNANLTRLRNEGIAAGLTYYTDYRSGDCMMVAMPIAHIGGTGTFNLAIIAGIRCRFEAEFTPAGVLAAIEAGATHMFMVPAALQMVIQHPQAASTDFSNLRYLIYGAAPMPLELLKQAVSTMPTTQFLQAYGMTETTGTVSILPPEDHSLEGNQRMRSAGKALPGVEIEVRGPDNVEVPRGDIGEVCIRSPSNTQGYWKLPEATAKTIDPDGWLHTGDAGVMDADGYVYIQDRIKDMIISGGENVYPAEVESAIYGHPAIAEVAVIGVPSAKWGEEVKACVVAKPGMEIDEADVIAWARERIAAFKAPKSVDVIPLMPRNASGKILRRELRAPYWEGQERQVS; encoded by the coding sequence ATGGCCGAAATCGCGCAGCATCAGTTCCTGACACTTGACGATATTCTGACCCATTGGGCAGCGCTTCAACCCGATGCCCCCGCGATCGAGGACGCGCAGCTTGCGGTCAGTTACGGCGAGCTTGACCAGCTTTCGCGCCAGCTGATCGGCTGGCTCGCCGCCCGCGGCATCGGGGCGGGCGACCGGGTCGCCTTTCTGGGCAAGAATGCCGCGAGTTACGGGGTGCTTTATTGCGCCTGCGCGCGCGCCGGGATCGTGATTGCGCCGGTCGGCTGGCGGCTGGCGGCGCGCGAAATCGCCTATATCCTTGCCGATACCGAGGCCAAGCTGCTGGTGGCCACGCACGACTTCATGGAGCTTGCGAGCATGGCCATGGCCGAACTGGCCACCCCGCCCGAACTCATCGGCGATGCCGCAATGCTGGAAGGCGCGCGCGTCTGCGATCCGGCGGACTTCACCCCCTGCGGCGTGGATGATCCGATCCTCCAGCTCTACACCTCAGGTACCACTGGCCACCCCAAGGGCGTGCTGCTGTCCAACGCCAACCTCACCCGGCTGCGCAATGAGGGGATTGCTGCGGGGCTGACCTATTACACCGATTACCGATCCGGCGATTGCATGATGGTCGCCATGCCAATTGCCCATATCGGCGGCACGGGCACTTTCAATCTCGCCATCATCGCCGGGATCCGCTGCCGCTTTGAAGCCGAATTCACCCCAGCCGGGGTGCTTGCGGCGATCGAGGCGGGGGCCACGCACATGTTCATGGTGCCGGCGGCCTTGCAGATGGTGATCCAGCACCCGCAGGCGGCAAGCACCGATTTTTCGAACCTGCGCTACCTCATTTACGGCGCCGCGCCGATGCCGCTCGAACTGCTCAAGCAGGCGGTCAGCACCATGCCCACCACCCAGTTCCTGCAAGCCTATGGCATGACCGAGACGACCGGCACGGTCTCGATCCTGCCGCCCGAGGATCACTCGCTTGAAGGCAACCAGCGGATGCGCTCGGCGGGCAAGGCGCTGCCGGGGGTCGAGATCGAAGTGCGCGGGCCCGACAATGTCGAGGTGCCGCGCGGGGATATCGGGGAGGTGTGCATCCGCTCGCCCTCGAACACGCAGGGCTACTGGAAACTGCCCGAGGCGACCGCCAAGACCATCGACCCCGACGGCTGGCTCCACACCGGCGATGCAGGCGTGATGGACGCCGACGGCTATGTCTACATCCAGGACCGGATCAAGGACATGATCATCTCCGGCGGCGAGAACGTCTACCCGGCGGAAGTGGAAAGCGCGATTTACGGCCACCCCGCCATCGCCGAGGTCGCCGTGATCGGCGTGCCGAGCGCCAAGTGGGGCGAGGAGGTCAAGGCCTGCGTCGTCGCCAAGCCGGGCATGGAGATCGACGAGGCCGATGTGATCGCCTGGGCGCGCGAGCGCATCGCGGCCTTCAAGGCGCCCAAGAGCGTCGATGTCATCCCGCTGATGCCGCGCAATGCCAGCGGCAAGATCCTGCGCCGCGAATTGCGCGCACCCTATTGGGAAGGGCAGGAGCGGCAGGTCTCGTGA
- a CDS encoding DUF938 domain-containing protein, translated as MKQHAPATLRNREPIAAVLAQELPAQGTLLEIAAGTGEHAVFFAERFPALHWQPTDPSPEALASIAAYRADYPGTNLAAPLLLDASAPGSWPIDEAAAILCINMVHISPWEATQGLFRGAARILGRSGGPLILYGPYLEQGLQTAPSNLEFDASLKARNPHWGLRQAEAVDALAAQHGMVRTARHAMPANNIILFYRSA; from the coding sequence GTGAAGCAGCACGCCCCCGCTACTCTGCGAAACCGCGAGCCGATTGCGGCGGTGCTGGCGCAGGAACTCCCCGCACAAGGCACCTTGCTCGAAATTGCGGCAGGGACGGGGGAACACGCGGTGTTCTTTGCCGAACGCTTCCCTGCGCTGCACTGGCAGCCGACCGACCCTTCGCCCGAGGCGCTGGCCTCGATTGCGGCCTATAGGGCTGACTATCCCGGTACCAATCTCGCCGCCCCGCTGCTGCTCGATGCTTCAGCACCCGGTAGTTGGCCGATCGACGAAGCTGCTGCAATCTTGTGCATCAACATGGTTCACATCAGTCCGTGGGAGGCGACCCAAGGGCTTTTCCGGGGTGCTGCCCGAATTTTGGGCAGGAGCGGCGGGCCGCTGATCCTTTATGGCCCCTATCTTGAGCAAGGCCTTCAAACAGCGCCGTCGAACCTTGAATTCGATGCCAGCCTGAAGGCTCGCAATCCGCACTGGGGATTGCGCCAAGCCGAAGCAGTCGATGCGCTCGCTGCCCAGCACGGAATGGTCCGCACGGCGCGCCACGCCATGCCGGCCAACAATATCATTCTGTTTTACCGCAGCGCTTAA
- a CDS encoding Entericidin EcnA/B family protein, with amino-acid sequence MIRKTIFIAAVAALSFGTTACNTVQGLGDDIKSVGRAGERAID; translated from the coding sequence ATGATTCGCAAGACCATTTTCATCGCCGCCGTCGCCGCGCTCTCGTTCGGCACCACCGCCTGCAACACGGTTCAGGGCCTTGGCGACGATATCAAGTCGGTTGGCCGCGCCGGTGAACGCGCGATCGATTAA
- a CDS encoding DMT family transporter, giving the protein MDGSIARPRPLLALLVRLLAAFALATMGMLVKLAGERGAHLIELIFWRQLLTMVLLGAGLALTGRLAMLRTQRLPAHARRAASGLLGMIFTYGAVLLLPLAEATTLGFTAPIFAVVIAIVLFREKIGPYRWAAVAMGFAGVIVVMQPFGGLEQGVTVAGIAVGLVAPFMVALISFQIQDLNTTETPWSIVFWFAALTAPAAALALPFVTTAHDPLTWVLILGMGLVGAAAQVLLTTSLRFGSAAVILLMDYTALLWASFYGYAIFDRAAPASLWFGAPLIIAAGLLIAWRERQLAKARIATAKRIASAASQE; this is encoded by the coding sequence ATGGATGGCTCGATCGCCCGCCCCCGCCCCTTGCTCGCGCTGCTCGTGCGGCTGCTCGCCGCTTTTGCGCTGGCGACAATGGGCATGCTGGTGAAGCTCGCCGGAGAGCGGGGCGCGCATCTCATTGAACTGATCTTCTGGCGGCAGTTGCTCACCATGGTTCTGCTGGGTGCGGGACTGGCGCTGACCGGCAGATTGGCGATGCTCAGGACGCAGCGCCTGCCCGCCCATGCGCGACGGGCCGCCAGCGGCCTGCTCGGCATGATCTTCACCTATGGCGCGGTGCTGCTCCTGCCACTGGCCGAAGCAACGACGCTGGGCTTTACCGCACCGATCTTTGCCGTTGTGATCGCCATCGTTCTGTTCCGAGAGAAGATCGGCCCTTATCGCTGGGCCGCTGTGGCGATGGGATTTGCCGGCGTCATCGTGGTCATGCAGCCCTTTGGCGGGCTCGAGCAGGGCGTGACGGTGGCAGGCATCGCCGTGGGACTCGTCGCGCCATTCATGGTGGCGCTGATCAGCTTCCAGATCCAGGACCTCAACACCACCGAGACCCCGTGGAGCATCGTCTTCTGGTTCGCCGCGCTGACAGCGCCTGCAGCGGCGCTTGCCCTGCCTTTCGTGACCACCGCGCATGATCCGCTGACTTGGGTGCTGATCCTCGGCATGGGATTGGTGGGCGCTGCGGCACAGGTGTTGCTGACCACTTCACTGAGGTTCGGATCGGCGGCAGTGATCCTGCTGATGGACTATACCGCGCTGCTGTGGGCGAGCTTCTACGGCTATGCCATTTTCGATCGCGCCGCGCCTGCCAGTCTGTGGTTTGGCGCGCCGTTGATCATCGCCGCCGGTCTGCTGATTGCCTGGCGCGAACGGCAGTTGGCCAAAGCGCGCATTGCGACGGCAAAGCGCATAGCTTCAGCGGCTAGTCAGGAATAG
- a CDS encoding CpaF family protein: MSAFGKKGNAGGMKPGARPAFGVARPMKGAGAAPRGGEQFPPIPGEAPAPRPAPAPAPSASRPATTSEAIDRLNERMAAVNEANSEVGGFEASVHKIKEQVLPRLLERVDPEAAATLSKEELSEEFRPIIMEVLAELKVTLNRREQFALEKVLIDELLGFGPLEELLNDPDVSDIMVNGPDQTYIEKKGKLQLAPIRFRDEQHLFQIAQRIVNQVGRRVDQTTPLADARLKDGSRVNVIVPPLSLRGTAISIRKFSEKPITLDMLRDFGSMSDKMCTALKIAGACRMNIVISGGTGSGKTTMLNALSKMIDPGERVLTIEDAAELRLQQPHWLPLETRPPNLEGQGAITIGDLVKNALRMRPDRIILGEIRGAECFDLLAAMNTGHDGSMCTLHANSPRECLGRMENMILMGDIKIPKEAISRQIAESVDLIVQVKRLRDGSRRTTNITEVIGMEGDVIVTQELFKFEYLDESEDGKILGEFRSSGLRPYTLEKARQFGFDQAYLEACL, from the coding sequence ATGAGCGCATTCGGAAAAAAGGGCAATGCTGGCGGGATGAAGCCGGGCGCACGGCCCGCCTTCGGCGTCGCACGGCCGATGAAGGGTGCGGGTGCAGCCCCGCGCGGTGGCGAACAGTTCCCACCGATCCCCGGTGAAGCCCCAGCGCCGCGCCCCGCACCCGCTCCGGCACCCTCAGCCAGCCGTCCGGCCACCACCTCCGAGGCGATCGACCGGCTCAACGAACGCATGGCGGCGGTCAACGAGGCCAATTCCGAAGTCGGCGGCTTTGAAGCCAGCGTCCACAAGATCAAGGAGCAGGTGCTCCCGCGGCTGCTGGAACGCGTCGATCCCGAAGCGGCAGCAACGCTATCCAAGGAGGAGCTCTCCGAGGAATTCCGCCCGATCATCATGGAAGTGCTGGCCGAGCTCAAGGTCACGCTCAACCGGCGCGAGCAATTCGCGCTGGAAAAGGTGCTGATCGACGAACTGCTCGGTTTCGGTCCGCTCGAAGAGCTGCTGAACGATCCGGACGTGTCCGATATCATGGTCAACGGCCCGGACCAGACCTACATCGAAAAGAAGGGCAAGCTGCAACTCGCCCCGATCCGTTTCCGCGATGAACAGCACCTGTTCCAGATCGCGCAGCGCATCGTCAACCAGGTCGGCCGCCGCGTCGACCAGACCACGCCGCTGGCCGACGCCCGTCTGAAAGACGGCTCGCGTGTGAACGTGATCGTCCCGCCGCTCTCGCTTCGCGGCACCGCAATCTCGATTCGTAAGTTTTCCGAAAAGCCGATCACGCTCGACATGCTGCGCGACTTCGGCTCGATGTCGGACAAGATGTGTACTGCGCTGAAAATTGCGGGCGCGTGCCGGATGAACATCGTCATCTCGGGCGGTACGGGTTCGGGTAAGACGACCATGCTCAACGCCCTGTCGAAGATGATCGATCCGGGCGAGCGCGTGCTGACCATCGAAGACGCGGCGGAACTCCGCCTGCAGCAGCCGCACTGGCTGCCGCTCGAAACCCGTCCGCCGAACCTCGAAGGCCAAGGCGCGATCACCATCGGCGACCTTGTGAAGAACGCCCTGCGTATGCGTCCTGACCGCATCATCCTCGGGGAAATTCGCGGCGCGGAGTGTTTCGATCTGCTCGCGGCGATGAACACCGGTCACGATGGTTCGATGTGTACGCTCCACGCCAACAGCCCGCGCGAATGCCTTGGCCGTATGGAAAACATGATCCTGATGGGCGACATCAAGATCCCCAAGGAAGCCATCAGCCGCCAGATCGCCGAATCGGTCGACCTGATCGTGCAGGTGAAGCGTCTGCGCGACGGTTCGCGCCGCACCACCAACATCACCGAGGTGATCGGGATGGAAGGCGACGTGATCGTGACGCAGGAATTGTTCAAGTTCGAATATCTCGACGAGAGCGAGGACGGAAAGATCCTCGGCGAATTCCGTTCGTCGGGCCTGCGCCCCTACACGCTGGAAAAGGCGCGCCAGTTCGGGTTTGACCAGGCTTATCTTGAGGCCTGCCTGTAA
- the glmS gene encoding glutamine--fructose-6-phosphate transaminase (isomerizing) has protein sequence MCGIIGIVGAASVAERLVDGLRRMEYRGYDSAGICTLHDGALVRRRAEGRLAHLVTVLAGDPAPGDVGIAHTRWATHGAPTAANAHPHATGEVAIVHNGIIENFKELRAELARKGRVFESETDSEVVAHLISAEVETGADPVEAVRSVLPRLRGAFALAIAFRQYPDMLIGARLGSPLVLGYGPDGEEAEMYLGSDALALAPLTQRITYLEEGDWVVLRRDSAQIFDADGQAVTREIRASGASAAAVEKGNYRHFMQKEIYEQPTVVAQTLASYLRRSDNSVALPQIDFDLSQVRRLTIVACGTSFYAGMVAKYWFEQFARVPVDIDVASEFRYRNPVLEEGGLALFISQSGETADTLAALRHCKANGQTIGVVVNVPTSTMAREADLLLPTHAGPEIGVASTKAFTCQLAVLAALAAHMAVKKGRLTRDQEAEIVRHLLEAPAALNAALAYDDEIAAMAHLIAPARDVLYLGRGQDYPLALEGALKLKEISYIHAEGYAAGEMKHGPIALIDEAVPVVVIAPSGPLFEKTVSNMEEVRARGGQVVLISDAEGITAAGEGCIATIEMPVVHPLIAPLVYAVPVQLLAYHVAVVKGTDVDQPRNLAKSVTVE, from the coding sequence ATGTGCGGAATAATCGGGATCGTAGGCGCGGCCAGCGTTGCCGAGCGGTTGGTGGATGGTCTGCGGCGCATGGAGTATCGCGGCTACGACAGCGCCGGGATCTGCACCTTGCATGATGGCGCGCTGGTACGGCGCCGGGCTGAAGGCCGACTGGCTCATCTTGTCACGGTGCTGGCTGGCGATCCTGCGCCGGGCGATGTCGGCATCGCACATACGCGCTGGGCGACCCATGGCGCACCGACAGCGGCCAACGCCCACCCTCATGCGACCGGGGAAGTCGCGATTGTCCACAATGGCATTATCGAGAATTTCAAGGAGCTGCGCGCTGAACTCGCGCGAAAGGGCCGGGTGTTCGAGAGCGAAACCGACAGTGAGGTGGTGGCGCACCTGATTTCCGCCGAGGTCGAGACCGGCGCCGACCCGGTTGAAGCCGTGCGCAGCGTATTGCCGCGTCTGCGCGGTGCCTTTGCCCTCGCGATTGCGTTCCGCCAGTATCCCGACATGCTGATTGGTGCGCGTCTGGGATCGCCGCTGGTGCTGGGTTACGGTCCCGACGGCGAGGAAGCCGAGATGTATCTTGGCTCTGACGCATTGGCTCTGGCCCCGCTGACCCAGCGTATCACCTACCTCGAAGAGGGTGACTGGGTGGTGCTGCGGCGGGATTCGGCGCAGATTTTCGATGCTGACGGCCAAGCGGTAACCCGTGAAATCCGCGCTTCGGGTGCTTCGGCGGCAGCGGTGGAGAAGGGCAATTATCGCCACTTCATGCAGAAGGAGATCTACGAGCAGCCCACGGTGGTGGCGCAGACGCTCGCCTCCTACCTGCGCCGCTCGGACAATTCCGTGGCCTTGCCGCAGATCGATTTCGATCTTTCGCAGGTACGGCGCCTCACCATCGTCGCCTGCGGCACCAGCTTTTATGCGGGGATGGTGGCGAAATACTGGTTCGAACAATTCGCCCGCGTACCGGTGGACATCGATGTCGCAAGCGAGTTCCGTTACCGCAATCCGGTGCTGGAAGAGGGCGGACTTGCACTGTTCATCTCCCAGAGCGGCGAGACCGCTGACACGCTGGCGGCGCTCAGGCATTGCAAGGCCAACGGGCAGACGATCGGCGTCGTGGTCAATGTGCCGACCAGCACAATGGCACGTGAAGCCGATCTGCTGCTGCCGACCCATGCCGGGCCGGAAATCGGCGTCGCTTCGACCAAGGCCTTTACTTGCCAGCTTGCCGTTCTGGCCGCGCTTGCCGCGCACATGGCGGTGAAGAAGGGGCGTCTTACCCGCGACCAGGAGGCCGAGATCGTGCGTCATCTGCTCGAAGCCCCGGCGGCTCTCAACGCTGCGCTTGCCTATGATGACGAGATCGCCGCGATGGCCCATCTTATCGCGCCAGCGCGCGATGTGCTCTATCTCGGGCGGGGACAGGATTATCCGCTGGCGCTGGAAGGGGCACTCAAACTCAAGGAAATCAGCTATATTCATGCCGAGGGTTATGCCGCCGGCGAGATGAAGCATGGGCCGATCGCCCTGATCGACGAGGCGGTGCCAGTGGTCGTGATTGCACCGTCAGGCCCACTGTTCGAGAAGACCGTCTCCAACATGGAGGAAGTGCGCGCGCGCGGCGGACAGGTGGTGCTGATTTCGGATGCCGAAGGGATTACCGCTGCGGGCGAGGGTTGCATCGCCACAATCGAGATGCCTGTTGTCCACCCGCTGATCGCGCCGCTGGTCTATGCCGTTCCGGTGCAATTGCTGGCCTATCATGTGGCGGTGGTGAAAGGCACCGACGTCGATCAACCGCGCAACCTCGCGAAATCCGTCACGGTGGAATGA
- a CDS encoding putative bifunctional diguanylate cyclase/phosphodiesterase produces the protein MTQPHLSSTPVVPGELSIADVLGLSRNPAFDPARLRGDEYAELANASRNRLFANTLVMAFVAIVFAPLIGLTVVIPWGAVLAVVLYKSRQTDLLLADPAQRLGAASLERWQNINAVAAAACWLAALWCFPFLANGAEQTTLLLVVLVLMISSTFVFSTSPLSVLIYNGLLGLGAVGSLAVQGQWHAVCGVILFTIASLVATVQIRTTFLKARLAEAAVAEKEAVVSLLLREFEENEADWLWEIDPARRLRAVSPRFAFALGRSQSEAEGKPLLEMISGRNWESGQFPPSLHDLAERLKNRENFSNILVEVSILGEERWWELSGTPVLDEHGRFIGFRGVGSDVTEQRKSSEKIAYLARYDTLTQLPNRLQLTEALGEALRYAVQWRTRCALLMVDLDRFKAVNDSLGHMTGDKLLAQVSARLQSLMDENQMCGRLGGDEFAIVIRDASRPDVIAQLARRVIARLSEPYQVDHHTLYVGASVGSAEGPRDGQSVEEMMRNADLALYRAKDLGGGEHCRFEPVLHASAEERRQLEVALRKALGRDEMVLHYQPVVDAHSENVVSFEALVRWNSADHGFVSPGKFIPLAEDTRLIVPIGQWVMRKACEEARYWPEHVKVNVNVSPEQLLEPGFHDQVVQALAASGLRPERLEIEVTESIFLRDASVARNALEQVMALGCSVALDDFGTGYSSLGYLRKLRFSTIKVDRSFVQGAAQGSAESLAIINAVVAMAKSLKMTTTAEGVETSEEAELIRDLGCDKIQGFYFGRPMTADDARQLFARIAERRA, from the coding sequence GTGACGCAGCCTCACCTCTCCTCAACGCCTGTTGTTCCGGGCGAATTGTCGATCGCCGATGTCCTCGGCCTGTCGCGCAATCCTGCGTTTGATCCGGCCCGTCTGCGCGGTGACGAATATGCCGAACTCGCCAATGCGAGCCGGAACCGGCTGTTTGCCAATACGCTGGTTATGGCATTCGTCGCCATCGTCTTTGCGCCGCTTATCGGGCTGACCGTCGTCATACCTTGGGGTGCGGTCTTGGCCGTTGTGCTCTACAAGTCGCGTCAGACCGATTTGTTGCTGGCCGATCCCGCCCAGCGGCTCGGCGCGGCATCGCTGGAGCGGTGGCAAAACATCAATGCGGTAGCCGCTGCGGCCTGCTGGCTGGCCGCGCTATGGTGTTTCCCGTTCCTGGCCAACGGCGCCGAGCAGACGACATTGCTGCTGGTTGTGCTGGTGTTGATGATTTCATCGACTTTCGTGTTCTCGACCTCACCGCTCAGTGTGCTGATCTACAATGGCCTGCTTGGCCTTGGGGCAGTCGGGAGCCTTGCTGTTCAGGGCCAGTGGCATGCCGTCTGCGGGGTGATTCTGTTCACGATTGCCAGTCTGGTCGCCACGGTGCAGATCCGCACCACATTCCTCAAGGCCCGTCTTGCCGAGGCAGCAGTGGCGGAAAAGGAGGCGGTGGTTTCGCTGCTGCTGCGCGAATTCGAGGAAAACGAGGCAGACTGGCTGTGGGAAATCGATCCTGCACGGCGTCTGCGCGCTGTCAGCCCGCGCTTTGCCTTTGCGCTGGGGCGCTCGCAGAGCGAGGCTGAAGGCAAGCCCCTGCTGGAGATGATCTCGGGGCGCAATTGGGAAAGCGGACAATTCCCGCCGAGCCTGCATGATCTGGCCGAGCGGTTGAAGAACCGCGAAAACTTCTCGAACATTCTGGTCGAGGTCTCGATCCTAGGAGAAGAACGCTGGTGGGAGCTCTCCGGCACCCCTGTGCTTGACGAGCACGGGCGCTTCATCGGCTTTCGCGGGGTTGGTTCGGATGTGACCGAACAGCGCAAGTCGTCTGAGAAGATTGCCTATCTTGCCCGCTACGATACGCTGACCCAGTTGCCCAACCGTCTGCAACTGACCGAGGCTTTGGGAGAGGCGCTGCGCTATGCGGTGCAGTGGCGCACGCGCTGCGCGCTGCTGATGGTGGATCTCGACCGCTTCAAGGCCGTCAACGATTCGCTCGGTCACATGACCGGGGACAAGCTGCTGGCCCAGGTTTCGGCACGACTGCAATCGCTGATGGACGAAAACCAGATGTGCGGCCGGCTCGGCGGGGACGAATTCGCGATCGTCATCCGCGATGCAAGTCGGCCCGACGTGATCGCTCAGCTTGCCCGGCGTGTAATCGCGCGCCTTTCTGAACCTTATCAAGTCGATCACCACACGCTTTATGTCGGGGCCAGCGTTGGTTCGGCAGAGGGGCCGCGCGATGGGCAGAGCGTCGAGGAGATGATGCGCAATGCCGACCTTGCGCTCTACCGGGCAAAGGATCTTGGCGGTGGAGAACATTGCCGTTTCGAACCGGTGCTGCACGCATCGGCAGAGGAACGCCGCCAGCTTGAAGTCGCGCTGCGCAAGGCGCTCGGGCGAGACGAAATGGTGCTCCACTATCAGCCCGTGGTCGACGCCCACAGCGAAAACGTCGTCAGTTTCGAGGCGCTGGTGCGCTGGAACAGCGCTGATCATGGCTTTGTCAGCCCCGGCAAGTTCATCCCGCTGGCAGAGGACACGCGCCTGATTGTGCCGATTGGCCAATGGGTGATGCGCAAGGCCTGCGAAGAAGCACGGTACTGGCCCGAACACGTGAAGGTGAACGTCAACGTCTCGCCCGAACAGCTGCTTGAACCCGGCTTCCACGATCAGGTCGTGCAGGCCCTCGCGGCGAGCGGGCTGCGACCCGAACGGCTTGAGATCGAAGTCACGGAAAGCATCTTCCTGCGTGATGCCAGCGTGGCCCGCAATGCGCTGGAACAGGTGATGGCGCTGGGCTGTTCAGTGGCGCTTGACGATTTCGGGACGGGGTACTCCTCGCTCGGCTACCTGCGCAAGCTGCGGTTCTCGACGATCAAGGTCGATCGCAGCTTTGTGCAGGGTGCGGCGCAGGGGAGCGCGGAGAGCCTTGCGATCATCAATGCCGTGGTGGCGATGGCCAAGAGCCTGAAGATGACGACCACAGCCGAAGGGGTCGAAACCAGCGAGGAGGCCGAACTGATCCGCGACCTTGGTTGCGACAAGATCCAGGGCTTCTATTTCGGCAGACCGATGACCGCCGACGACGCGCGTCAACTGTTCGCGAGGATTGCCGAACGCCGCGCCTGA
- the purQ gene encoding phosphoribosylformylglycinamidine synthase subunit PurQ has product MTFRAAVITFPGSNCDRDMASALEAVSGQPALRVWHGDADLPERLDLIALPGGFSYGDYLRSGAMAATSPIMRAVIAAAERGVPVLGVCNGFQVLTEARLLPGALLRNAGQRFICRTVAMTVENTASLFTSGYTVGETIRIPVAHHDGNYYADTETLDRLEGEGRVAFRYAEAVNGSARDIAGVLSDNGRVLGMMPHPERAIEPAAVAALGGADGRRLFESILANLASA; this is encoded by the coding sequence ATGACGTTCCGGGCGGCGGTGATCACCTTCCCGGGCTCCAACTGCGACCGGGACATGGCAAGCGCGTTGGAGGCCGTGTCAGGCCAACCGGCACTTCGCGTGTGGCATGGCGATGCCGACCTGCCCGAAAGGCTTGACCTGATCGCACTGCCCGGCGGCTTTTCCTATGGCGACTATCTGCGTTCAGGCGCGATGGCGGCAACCAGCCCGATCATGCGCGCGGTGATTGCAGCAGCGGAGCGCGGCGTGCCGGTGCTGGGCGTATGCAACGGCTTTCAGGTGCTGACCGAGGCGCGCCTGCTGCCCGGTGCGCTGCTGCGCAATGCCGGACAGCGCTTCATCTGCCGCACGGTCGCAATGACGGTAGAGAATACCGCGTCGCTGTTCACCAGCGGCTATACTGTCGGTGAGACGATCCGCATTCCGGTCGCTCATCATGATGGCAATTATTACGCCGATACCGAAACGCTCGACCGGCTCGAAGGCGAAGGTCGGGTTGCATTCCGCTATGCCGAGGCCGTCAACGGCTCGGCCCGCGACATTGCTGGTGTACTGAGTGACAACGGCAGGGTGCTGGGCATGATGCCGCACCCGGAACGCGCGATCGAACCCGCCGCAGTTGCTGCACTGGGCGGCGCAGACGGGCGCCGACTGTTCGAAAGCATCCTCGCCAACCTCGCGAGCGCCTGA
- the purS gene encoding phosphoribosylformylglycinamidine synthase subunit PurS, which yields MQVRVLVRLKPGVLDPQGRAVHHALEGLGFGGVEDVRIGRLIELDLADGTDHDTVKAMCEKLLANTVIESFSIESIA from the coding sequence ATGCAAGTGCGCGTCCTCGTCCGACTGAAGCCCGGCGTGCTCGACCCGCAGGGGCGCGCTGTGCATCATGCGCTGGAAGGTCTCGGCTTCGGCGGGGTCGAAGATGTCCGCATCGGACGCTTGATCGAACTCGATCTGGCAGACGGCACCGATCACGACACGGTCAAGGCGATGTGTGAAAAGCTGCTCGCCAACACGGTGATCGAAAGCTTCTCGATCGAGAGCATTGCATAA